One Bacillus sp. FJAT-45037 DNA window includes the following coding sequences:
- a CDS encoding helix-turn-helix domain-containing protein, translating to MEHFGQIIRKERKRQKKTQTMVAGDIISVSTLSNIENGKITEIHPTVYNHLVSALNLSNEVFTDKKVIDKIKSLLTQASTFEALQHEKSEKIYLTIIELAQDSHLYSFKAEAHRKLGNHYFNLRRLEEAEKQLKEAMSTFSSLSSESKGEFKCKIKLAAIKFAKEKYKMALTEFEDLYAQLLGNQTLKGYKGILQYNIASTYYRLNNFNKASYFCEESIENLLPDDKEYLISSLILSSILFTRNGYYLLARTKLTKAQEYANNFNKPVLLTKILHNIGEIDNQSGNLASAKDYFSSSMELNINLNNNLGVARNKMGLAHIYLKYKEFSLSKELAEESLMLFRKANSKFDELECLILLSGVYKQLDNTSLELDSLLKANSIAQLLNRKETLFNISLKLAWFHKSKNNPEKCNDYLHKALTLKTEVSL from the coding sequence ATGGAACATTTTGGTCAGATTATCAGGAAAGAAAGGAAACGCCAAAAGAAGACTCAAACCATGGTTGCTGGTGATATAATTTCAGTCAGCACATTAAGTAATATCGAGAATGGTAAGATAACTGAAATTCATCCAACAGTTTATAATCATCTTGTAAGCGCTCTAAATTTAAGTAATGAAGTATTTACTGATAAAAAGGTAATTGATAAAATCAAAAGTTTATTAACTCAAGCTTCTACTTTCGAAGCTCTTCAACATGAGAAATCCGAGAAGATCTACCTCACCATAATAGAACTAGCTCAAGATTCACATTTATATTCTTTTAAAGCTGAAGCCCATAGAAAATTAGGCAATCACTATTTTAATTTGCGAAGATTGGAGGAGGCAGAAAAGCAATTAAAAGAGGCGATGTCTACCTTCTCTAGTTTATCTAGTGAAAGTAAAGGGGAGTTTAAGTGCAAGATTAAACTCGCAGCAATCAAATTCGCTAAAGAAAAGTATAAAATGGCGTTAACTGAATTTGAAGATTTATACGCTCAATTACTAGGTAACCAAACACTCAAAGGCTATAAAGGTATTCTTCAATATAATATTGCTTCTACGTATTATCGATTAAATAACTTTAATAAGGCTAGTTACTTTTGTGAAGAATCAATTGAGAATTTATTACCGGATGACAAAGAATATTTAATAAGCTCTTTAATCCTATCATCGATATTGTTTACTAGAAATGGATACTACTTACTAGCTCGTACTAAATTAACAAAAGCCCAAGAATATGCTAATAACTTTAACAAACCTGTTCTTCTAACAAAAATTCTTCATAATATTGGAGAAATAGATAATCAGAGTGGGAATTTGGCTAGTGCAAAAGACTATTTTAGCTCAAGCATGGAATTAAATATAAACCTGAATAACAACCTTGGAGTGGCAAGGAATAAGATGGGGTTAGCTCATATCTATTTAAAATATAAAGAGTTCTCACTTTCTAAAGAGTTAGCTGAAGAAAGCTTGATGCTTTTTAGAAAGGCAAATTCTAAATTTGATGAACTAGAATGTCTTATTCTTTTAAGTGGTGTATACAAACAGTTAGATAACACTTCTTTGGAATTAGACTCTTTATTGAAAGCTAATAGCATAGCCCAGCTTCTAAATAGAAAAGAAACTTTGTTTAATATTTCACTCAAACTAGCATGGTTTCATAAAAGTAAAAATAACCCAGAAAAATGTAATGACTATCTACA